A single Roseomonas gilardii DNA region contains:
- a CDS encoding ABC transporter substrate-binding protein, with protein sequence MMRTRRFLLGLAGALLLGGAAQAQNCQARLGATDLLEAGKWQMAINPTLPPQQFVDSKGELQGLNVELAKAMAAKMCLEPVFLRMDFPPMIPGLRANRFDTINTGLFWTEERSKLFYMVPYAQQAISVYTLPGSKFEITKFDDLAGHVVGIESATYQERKSREVNAEMVARGLKPIDFRTFSTASETVAALRAGQLEAAINIDETANDFVQKKVAKIWLHGLFGTDITFAFRNRAVADAAAQALNELKADGTYDRLFDKFGMTRLADARFAIRGPGPN encoded by the coding sequence ATGATGCGAACGAGACGTTTCCTCCTCGGCCTGGCCGGCGCGCTCCTGCTCGGCGGCGCGGCCCAGGCCCAGAACTGTCAGGCCAGGCTTGGTGCCACGGATCTGCTGGAAGCGGGTAAGTGGCAGATGGCGATCAATCCGACCCTGCCGCCGCAGCAGTTCGTGGACAGCAAGGGCGAGCTTCAGGGGCTCAATGTCGAACTGGCGAAGGCCATGGCGGCGAAGATGTGCCTGGAGCCGGTGTTCCTGCGCATGGATTTCCCGCCGATGATCCCCGGCCTGCGCGCCAACCGCTTCGACACGATCAACACCGGCCTGTTCTGGACGGAGGAGCGCTCGAAGCTGTTCTACATGGTGCCCTATGCCCAGCAGGCGATCAGCGTCTACACCCTGCCGGGCAGCAAGTTCGAGATCACGAAGTTCGACGATCTCGCCGGCCATGTGGTGGGCATCGAGAGCGCGACCTACCAGGAGCGCAAGTCGCGCGAGGTCAATGCCGAGATGGTGGCGCGCGGGCTGAAGCCGATCGACTTCCGCACCTTCTCCACCGCCAGCGAAACGGTGGCCGCGCTGCGCGCCGGGCAGTTGGAGGCGGCGATCAACATCGACGAGACGGCCAACGACTTCGTGCAGAAGAAGGTGGCGAAGATCTGGCTGCATGGGCTGTTCGGGACGGACATCACCTTCGCCTTCCGCAACCGCGCCGTGGCCGATGCGGCGGCGCAGGCGCTGAACGAGCTGAAGGCCGATGGCACCTATGACCGGCTGTTCGACAAGTTCGGCATGACGCGTCTCGCCGACGCGCGCTTCGCCATCCGCGGCCCCGGCCCGAACTGA
- a CDS encoding MaoC family dehydratase — MSTVSEMPLGPASPAPARSLFLEDIVVGEEWRSAAHAITAEQIAGFSSLTRDHHPLHTDAAYCRKRGFPAVIAHGLYGLSLMEGLKTELCLYESTSIASLGWDKVRFRRPVLAGDVVQLRFRFVSKRESRQPDRGVVIEALELVNGGGEVVIEAEHASLILRREVEAG, encoded by the coding sequence GTGAGCACCGTGTCCGAGATGCCGCTTGGCCCGGCCAGTCCGGCACCGGCACGCAGCCTGTTTCTGGAGGACATCGTCGTCGGCGAGGAATGGCGCAGCGCGGCGCACGCGATCACCGCCGAGCAGATCGCCGGCTTCTCGTCACTGACGCGCGACCATCATCCGCTGCACACGGATGCGGCTTACTGCCGCAAACGGGGCTTTCCCGCCGTGATCGCGCATGGGCTCTATGGGTTGTCGCTGATGGAGGGGTTGAAGACGGAGCTGTGCCTTTATGAGAGCACCTCCATCGCCTCCCTCGGCTGGGACAAGGTTCGTTTCCGCCGCCCGGTCCTGGCGGGGGATGTCGTCCAGCTCCGCTTCCGCTTCGTGAGCAAGCGCGAGAGCCGGCAGCCGGACCGTGGCGTGGTCATCGAGGCGCTGGAACTGGTGAATGGCGGAGGCGAGGTGGTGATCGAGGCCGAGCATGCCTCCCTGATCCTCCGCCGCGAGGTGGAGGCGGGCTGA
- a CDS encoding acyl CoA:acetate/3-ketoacid CoA transferase: MVASRPRIVAAEEAASLIQDGDFLIIGGNGGTGVPEVLIEAVERRFLEGRGPHDLTLFHVTGLGATTEHGMCHFAHRGLVKRVIGGHYGPQVPFMALIDGNHIEAYNFPQGVMSGLCRAMASGQPGVLTHVGLQTYMDPRLGGGRMNPRTEEQLVEVVHLRDREWLLYRTPGLPRVAIIRGTTADEDGYVSMEHEATTREELSIAQAVRNAGGIVICQVERLARRGALHPQMVKIPGYLIDYLVVDPDQMQTFGTRFDPSRCGETRAPLSAIVPDPLNERRIMARRAAMELRPGDVVNLGVGVSAMIPNVAAEEGIEELITLTVEAGVIGGVPGHAREFGTAVNPRAIIDQGYQFDFYDGGGLSCAFLSFAEVDAQGNVNVTRFGNRFAGAGGFINITQNTPSLVFSGTLTGGGLDMGVGPDGLTLRREGRLRKFVPAVEQVSFSGPLAREKGQDVTFVTERAVFEMTAEGVMLTEIAPGMRLREDVLDQMGFEPLVSPSLKPMDKRLFRAGPMGMHEEFQMRAPRPKAAR, translated from the coding sequence ATGGTGGCGTCGAGGCCCAGGATCGTCGCGGCCGAGGAAGCCGCGTCGCTGATCCAGGACGGCGATTTCCTGATCATCGGCGGCAATGGCGGCACCGGCGTGCCGGAGGTGCTGATCGAGGCGGTGGAACGCCGCTTCCTGGAGGGGCGCGGGCCGCATGACCTGACGCTGTTCCATGTGACCGGCCTGGGTGCCACCACCGAGCACGGGATGTGCCACTTCGCGCATCGCGGCCTGGTGAAGCGGGTGATCGGCGGGCATTACGGGCCGCAGGTGCCGTTCATGGCGCTGATCGACGGCAACCATATCGAGGCCTACAACTTCCCGCAGGGCGTGATGAGCGGGCTGTGCCGGGCCATGGCCTCCGGCCAGCCCGGGGTGCTGACGCATGTCGGCCTGCAGACCTACATGGACCCGCGCCTCGGCGGCGGCCGCATGAATCCGCGCACCGAGGAGCAGTTGGTCGAGGTCGTGCATCTGCGGGACCGCGAGTGGCTGCTGTACCGCACGCCGGGCCTGCCGAGGGTGGCCATCATCCGCGGCACCACGGCGGACGAGGACGGCTATGTCAGCATGGAGCACGAGGCGACGACGCGCGAGGAGCTGTCGATCGCCCAGGCGGTGCGCAATGCCGGCGGCATCGTGATCTGTCAGGTCGAGCGCCTGGCGCGGCGCGGCGCGCTGCATCCGCAGATGGTCAAGATCCCCGGCTATCTGATCGACTATCTGGTGGTCGATCCGGACCAGATGCAGACCTTCGGGACGCGCTTCGACCCGAGCCGCTGCGGCGAGACGCGGGCGCCGCTCTCGGCGATCGTGCCGGACCCGCTGAACGAGCGGCGCATCATGGCGCGGCGGGCCGCCATGGAGCTGCGGCCGGGCGATGTGGTCAATCTGGGCGTCGGCGTCTCGGCCATGATCCCGAACGTGGCGGCCGAGGAGGGGATCGAGGAGCTGATCACGCTGACCGTGGAGGCGGGCGTGATCGGCGGCGTGCCGGGCCATGCCCGCGAATTTGGCACGGCGGTCAATCCGCGCGCGATCATCGACCAGGGCTACCAGTTCGACTTCTACGATGGCGGCGGTCTGAGCTGTGCCTTCCTCTCCTTCGCCGAGGTGGACGCGCAGGGCAATGTCAACGTCACGCGCTTCGGCAACCGCTTCGCCGGGGCGGGGGGGTTCATCAACATCACCCAGAACACGCCCAGCCTGGTCTTCAGCGGCACGCTCACGGGCGGCGGGCTGGATATGGGGGTGGGACCGGACGGGCTGACGCTGCGGCGCGAGGGGCGGCTGCGGAAATTCGTGCCTGCCGTGGAGCAGGTGAGCTTCAGCGGCCCCCTGGCGCGCGAGAAGGGCCAGGACGTGACCTTCGTCACCGAGCGCGCCGTCTTCGAGATGACGGCGGAGGGCGTCATGCTCACCGAGATCGCGCCCGGGATGCGGCTGAGAGAGGATGTGCTGGACCAGATGGGCTTCGAGCCGCTGGTGAGCCCGTCGCTGAAGCCCATGGACAAGCGGCTGTTCCGCGCCGGCCCGATGGGCATGCATGAGGAATTCCAGATGCGGGCACCGCGCCCGAAGGCGGCACGGTGA